One segment of Panicum virgatum strain AP13 chromosome 1K, P.virgatum_v5, whole genome shotgun sequence DNA contains the following:
- the LOC120702932 gene encoding glutaredoxin-C3-like — MQYAAAEQAWYMPAAAPMAESAVARVERLASESAVVVFSMSSCCMCHAVKRLFCGMGVHPTVHELDLDPRGRELEHALARLLGYGPGGAPVVPVVFIGGKLVGAMDRVMAAHINGSLVPLLKEAGALWL, encoded by the coding sequence ATGCagtacgcggcggcggagcaggcgtGGTAcatgccagcggcggcgccgatggCGGAGAGCGCCGTGGCCCGCGTGGAGCGGCTGGCGTCGGAGAGCGCGGTGGTGGTGTTCAGCATGAGCAGCTGCTGCATGTGCCACGCCGTGAAGCGGCTCTTCTGCGGCATGGGCGTGCACCCGACGGTGCACGAGCTGGACCTCGACCCGCGCGGCCGGGAGCTGGAGCACGCCCTCGCCCGCCTCCTCGGCtacggccccggcggcgcgccAGTCGTCCCCGTCGTCTTCATCGGCGGCAAGCTCGTCGGCGCCATGGACCGCGTCATGGCCGCGCACATCAACGGCTCCCTCGTCCCGCTCctcaaggaggccggcgcgctCTGGCTCTGA